One genomic segment of Mangifera indica cultivar Alphonso chromosome 6, CATAS_Mindica_2.1, whole genome shotgun sequence includes these proteins:
- the LOC123218400 gene encoding auxin-induced protein AUX22-like, with the protein MAKQGLELEITELRLGLPGGGDNKINEKKRVFSDISVDEANSRNDERKIQMKSQVVGWPPVCSYRKKNSFNEKDRIETSKMYVKVSMDGAPFLRKIDLGMHKGYSDLAMALEKLFGCFGISEALKDADGCELVPIYEDKDGDWMLAGDVPWEMFMESCKRLRIMKTSEAKGFGLQPRGDLNAISIN; encoded by the exons ATGGCGAAACAAGGTTTGGAACTTGAAATTACTGAGCTGAGATTAGGGCTTCCGGGCGGCGGTGACAACAAGATTAATGAGAAGAAAAGGGTTTTCTCAGATATCTCTGTGGATGAAGCAAATTCGAGAAACGATGAACGGAAAATTCAGATGAAGAGCCAAGTGGTGGGGTGGCCCCCGGTGTGTTCTTATCGGAAGAAGAACAGTTTTAACGAGAAAGATCGCATTGAAACCTCAAAAATGTATGTGAAAGTTAGCATGGATGGGGCTCCTTTTCTTCGAAAAATCGATTTGGGGATGCACAAAGGCTACTCTGATCTTGCCATGGCTTTGGAGAAGCTCTTTGGTTGCTTCGGCATAA GTGAGGCTCTAAAGGATGCAGACGGCTGTGAACTTGTTCCCATTTATGAAGATAAAGATGGAGACTGGATGTTAGCAGGAGACGTGCCTTGGGA GATGTTTATGGAATCATGCAAGAGGCTAAGGATCATGAAGACATCGGAGGCCAAGGGATTTGGGTTGCAGCCACGTGGTGATCTCAACGCAATTTCGATAAATTAA
- the LOC123218076 gene encoding D-glycerate 3-kinase, chloroplastic, which yields MATLNILSPSPMTNSLFNITNYSRAYHNIYYNNINVKCKHLLFPNYTHCSVVSSLFSQSKSNPSLKSSPMQNHFSKSGGACSWLQESSMHESDAASTGQKQSLSCSALPTKPAQISAVQDLFEFICSGPLLEKMGMTPDKIAESVDKWIAYNSYLCRLFQLNELYLTIPEKARFFHYYIPVFLWCEDQISQHRSKFKDGEDIPPLVIGFSAPQGSGKTTLVFALDYLFQKTGRKSATLSIDDFYLTAEGQAKLREENPGNALLEFRGNAGSHDLQFSIETLTAVSKLTKEGMKMKLPRYDKSAYNGRGDRADPSTWPEVEGPLTVILFEGWMLGFRPLPVEVVKAVDPQLEIVNKNLEAYFDAWDKFVKAWIVIKIKEPSCVYEWRLQAEIAMREAGNPGMSDEEVKDFVSRYLPAYNAYLPTLYSEGPNGSEPGNLLLIEIDEGRNPF from the exons ATGGCAACTTTGAACATCTTATCTCCGTCTCCAATGACGAattctttatttaatattacCAATTACTCTCGTGCTTATcacaatatttattataataatataaatgttaagtGTAAACACCTCCTTTTCCCTAATTACACTCATTGCTCTGTTGTTTCTTCCCTCTTCTCACAATCCAAGTCAAACCCGTCTCTCAAATCTTCTCCAATGCAAAACCATTTCTCAAAATCag GAGGTGCATGTTCATGGTTGCAAGAAAGTTCCATGCATGAAAGTGATGCTGCCAGTACTGGACAGAAGCAGAGCCTATCTTGTTCAGCCCTTCCGACAAAACCTGCCCAAATTTCAGCAGTTCAGGAcctttttgaatttatttgctCAGGTCCTCTTCTAGAGAAGATGGGAATGACCCCAGATAAGATAGCAGAATCTGTGGACAAGTGGATAGCATATAACTCATACTTGTGTCGATTGTTTCAGCTCAACGAGCTGTATCTTACAATACCAGAGAAAGCTAGATTTTTTCACTACTATATACCTGTTTTCTTGTGGTGTGAAGATCAAATTTCTCAGCATAGATCAAAGTTCAAGGACGGAGAAGATATACCTCCCTTGGTG ATAGGCTTCAGTGCACCTCAAGGTTCTGGAAAGACAACACTTGTTTTTGCTCTTGATTATCTTTTTCAAAAAACTGGCAG GAAGTCTGCAACTCTATCAATAGATGATTTCTATTTGACAGCAGAGGGTCAG GCTAAGTTAAGAGAAGAAAATCCAGGAAATGCACTTTTAGAG ttTCGAGGAAATGCTGGAAGCCATGATCttcaattttctattgaaaCGCTAACTGCTGTAAGCAAATTGACTAAAGAAG GTATGAAGATGAAGCTACCTCGATATGATAAA TCTGCTTATAACGGGAGGGGTGATAGAGCTGATCCATCAACATGGCCAGAGGTTGAAGGTCCATTAACG GTCATTCTGTTTGAAGGTTGGATGCTTGGTTTCAGACCTCTTCCTGTGGAAGTTGTTAAAGCAGTTGATCCACAG TTAGAAATCgtaaataaaaatcttgaagCTTATTTTGATGCTTGGGACAAGTTTGTGAAAGCTTGGATTGTCATCAAAATTAAGGAACCGAGTTGTGTCTATGAGTGGCGATTACAG GCAGAGATTGCAATGAGGGAGGCTGGGAACCCCGGAATGTCTGACGAGGAG GTGAAAGATTTTGTGTCACGATATCTGCCTGCGTACAATGCCTACCTTCCCACCCTCTACTCTGAAGGACCTAATGGATCGGAACCAGGGAATTTGCTTCTTATCGAAATTGATGAAGGGAGGAATCCATTTTAG
- the LOC123218524 gene encoding cyclin-A2-4, with translation MKKQNSTTSNVGDFAGRITRARAAALCSAGQMPPSKAPTEENKKRALRGNPIRAALDENNTNVPDNPDHQHKRRAVLQDFTNVCCESSYKRCFNATKIQAKNIKQAKRGQARATKVAPSASVGQLQVQANSKTKITKDIVKEESKPEELSTNFDTDKPLLLTTIQECGIDDRRIADQRSSVSSESQSSLHKGEKGSLHGKLMTSCDPDYINIDADDTDPQLCSLYAADIYSNMRVAELIRRPSPSSMETVQCDITQTMRGILVDWLVEVSEEYKLVPDTLYMTVYLIDWFLSQNYIERQRLQLLGITCMLISSKYEEICAPRVEEFCFITDNTYTKEEVLKMEIRVLKHVGFQLFAPTAKTFLRRFLRAAQASYKSPSLELEYLANFLAELTLVDYDFLNFLPSVIAASAVFLARWTLDQSSHPWNATLEHYTTYRASDLKATVFALQDLQLNTNGCPLNAIRMKYRQQKFKSVGILTSSRLLETLF, from the exons ATGAAGAAGCAGAACTCCACGACTTCTAATGTTGGAGATTTTGCTGGACGAATAACACGTGCTCGAGCTGCTGCCTTGTGCTCAGCTGGACAAATGCCTCCTTCAAAAGCTCCTactgaagaaaataaaaaaagagctCTACGAGGAAATCCAATACGAGCAGCCTTGGATGAGAACAACACCAATGTACCCGATAATCCAGACCATCAGCATAAAAGAAGAGCAGTGCTTCAGGATTTCACAAATGTTTGCTGTGAGAGTTCTTACAAGAGATGCTTTAATGCAACTAAAATTCAG GCTAAAAACATTAAGCAGGCAAAAAGAGGTCAGGCCAGGGCAACCAAAGTGGCTCCTAGTGCTTCAGTAGGACAGTTGCAGGTTCAAGccaattcaaaaacaaaaatcaccAAAGACATAGTGAAAGAAGAATCTAAACCGGAAGAACTTTCAACTAATTTTGATACAGATAAACCTCTCCTCTTAACTACTATTCAGGAGTGTGGCATAGATGATCGAAGGATTGCAGATCAAAGATCCAGTGTCTCTTCAGAGTCTCAAAGTTCTTTACATAAAG GGGAGAAAGGCAGCCTTCATGGGAAGTTGATGACATCATGTGATCCTGACTACATAAATATTGATGCTGATGATACAGATCCTCAATTGTGCAGCTTGTATGCAGCTGATATTTACAGCAATATGCGTGTTGCTGAG CTCATCCGAAGACCATCTCCTAGTTCTATGGAAACAGTACAATGTGATATAACTCAAACCATGCGGGGGATTCTGGTTGATTGGCTTGTTGAG GTCTCTGAAGAATATAAGTTGGTGCCGGATACACTTTACATGACAGTATACCTCATTGATTGGTTTCTTAGTCAAAATTACATTGAAAGACAAAGACTTCAACTGCTTGGCATCACTTGCATGTTGATTTCCTC GAAGTATGAAGAAATATGTGCACCACGAGTAGAAGAATTTTGCTTTATCACCGACAACACTTACACAAAAGAGGAG GTTCTAAAGATGGAGATACGTGTACTAAAACATGTTGGCTTTCAATTATTTGCACCAACTGCAAAAACCTTTCTGAG GAGATTTCTTCGAGCAGCACAAGCTTCTTACAAG AGCCCTAGTCTTGAATTGGAGTATTTGGCCAATTTCCTAGCAGAATTGACATTGGTGGATTATGATTTCTTGAATTTCCTTCCTTCTGTCATTGCTGCATCAGCTGTGTTTCTCGCCAGATGGACACTGGATCAATCAAGTCACCCATGG AATGCAACTCTTGAACATTACACGACCTACAGGGCATCTGATCTAAAGGCGACAGTGTTTGCATTACAAGACTTACAACTAAATACCAATGGTTGTCCTCTGAACGCTATACGCATGAAGTATAGGCAACAGAAG TTTAAATCTGTGGGAATTTTGACTTCTTCAAGACTGCTTGAAACACTTTTTTGA
- the LOC123219029 gene encoding ABC transporter F family member 4-like, which translates to MGKKKTDDAGATTKTKSSTKELSKDGKKLSVSAMLASMDQKPDKPKKGSSSSNVSGKSKSKVIPKLPSYTEDIDLPPSDSEEDDYASGEEQEEIDVKRQVNRQKKNETKQLDISVTDKEMKKREKKDMLAAHAVAQAKQEALKDDHDAFTVVIGSRTSVLDGQEDADANVKDITIDNFSVSARGKELLKNTSVKISHGKRYGLVGPNGMGKSTLLKLLAWRKIPVPKNIDVLLVEQEVVGDDRTALQAVVSANEELVKLREEVASLQNSASAAGDDDNDDGDDVGEKLAELYEKLQILGSDAAEAQASKILAGLGFTKEMQGRPTRSFSGGWRMRISLARALFVQPTLLLLDEPTNHLDLRAVLWLEEYLCRWKKTLVVVSHDRDFLNTVCTEIIHLHDLKLHFYRGNFDDFESGYEQRRKEMNKKFEIYEKQVKAAKRSGNRVQQEKVKDRAKSAAAKEASKNKAKGKVDEDEPLAEAPKKWRDYSVEFHFPEPTELSPPLLQLIEVSFSYPNREDFRLSNVDVGIDMGTRVAIVGPNGAGKSTLLNLLAGDLNPTEGEVRRSQKLRIGRYSQHFVDLLTMDETPVQYLLRLHPDQEGLSKQEAVRAKLGKFGLPSHNHLTPIAKLSGGQKARVVFTSISMSKPHILLLDEPTNHLDMQSIDALADALDEFSGGVVLVSHDSRLISRVCEDEEKSEIWVVENGTVMAFPGTFEEYKEELQREIRAEVDD; encoded by the coding sequence AtgggaaagaaaaaaactgatGATGCTGGTGCAACAACAAAAACCAAGTCGAGCACTAAAGAACTTTCAAAAGATGGGAAAAAACTATCTGTCTCAGCCATGCTTGCTAGCATGGACCAAAAACCTGATAAACCTAAGAAAGGATCATCGTCTTCAAATGTTTCTGGTAAATCCAAGTCAAAGGTGATACCAAAACTTCCATCTTATACTGAGGATATTGATCTCCCTCCTTCAGACAGTGAGGAGGATGATTATGCCTCAGGTGAAGAGCAAGAAGAGATTGATGTCAAAAGACAAGTCAAtagacaaaagaaaaatgaaacaaagcaGCTAGACATATCTGTGACCgacaaagaaatgaagaaacgAGAAAAGAAGGACATGCTTGCTGCACATGCTGTTGCACAAGCTAAGCAGGAGGCCCTCAAGGATGATCATGATGCCTTTACTGTTGTTATTGGTAGCAGGACATCAGTTCTTGATGGTCAAGAGGATGCAGATGCAAATGTCAAGGACATAACAATTGATAATTTCTCTGTGTCAGCCCGTGGGAAAGAACTTTTGAAGAACACATCGGTGAAGATATCCCATGGGAAAAGGTATGGTTTGGTTGGACCAAATGGAATGGGCAAGTCTACACTTTTAAAGCTTCTTGCGTGGAGGAAAATTCCCGTACCCAAAAACATTGATGTGCTTTTGGTTGAACAGGAAGTAGTTGGTGATGACAGGACTGCCCTTCAAGCAGTTGTTTCAGCTAACGAGGAACTGGTCAAGCTCCGAGAAGAAGTTGCATCTCTGCAGAATTCAGCTTCTGCTGCTGGGGATGATGACAATGATGATGGGGATGATGTAGGAGAGAAGCTTGCTGAACTGTATGAGAAATTGCAGATCCTAGGGTCAGATGCTGCAGAAGCTCAGGCATCAAAGATTCTTGCTGGGTTGGGTTTCACCAAGGAAATGCAGGGCCGTCCTACCCGATCATTTAGTGGTGGCTGGAGGATGAGAATATCACTGGCTAGGGCGCTTTTTGTTCAGCCAACTCTGTTGTTGCTGGATGAACCCACCAATCACCTCGACCTTAGGGCTGTTCTTTGGTTGGAAGAGTACTTGTGCCGGTGGAAGAAAACTTTGGTTGTTGTTTCTCATGATCGGGATTTTCTCAACACTGTCTGCACTGAGATTATTCATCTACATGATTTAAAGCTGCATTTCTACCGCGgaaattttgatgattttgaaagtgGGTATGAGCAACGCCGCAAAGAAATGAACAAGAAGTTTGAGATTTATGAGAAGCAAGTGAAAGCTGCTAAGAGGTCAGGAAACCGGGTTCAGCAGGAGAAGGTGAAAGATCGAGCTAAGTCTGCTGCTGCCAAGGAAGCATCGAAGAACAAGGCAAAGGGAAAAGTAGATGAGGATGAGCCACTGGCAGAGGCCCCAAAGAAATGGCGAGATTACAGTGTTGAATTCCACTTCCCCGAACCTACTGAGCTGTCACCACCACTGTTGCAGCTAATAGAAGTCAGTTTCTCATATCCAAACCGTGAGGACTTCAGGCTTTCCAATGTCGATGTGGGTATTGACATGGGGACTCGTGTTGCGATCGTGGGACCAAATGGTGCTGGAAAATCTACACTGCTGAATCTTCTTGCTGGTGATTTGAATCCAACTGAGGGTGAAGTGCGAAGGAGCCAGAAGTTGAGGATTGGAAGATATTCACAGCACTTTGTGGACCTACTGACTATGGATGAAACACCAGTTCAGTATCTTCTTCGGCTCCATCCTGATCAAGAGGGACTGAGCAAGCAGGAGGCTGTTCGTGCCAAACTTGGGAAATTTGGACTCCCTAGCCATAATCATCTCACTCCAATTGCAAAATTATCTGGAGGCCAGAAAGCTCGAGTTGTCTTCACTTCGATTTCTATGTCAAAGCCACACATATTACTGTTGGATGAGCCAACAAATCACTTGGACATGCAGAGCATTGATGCTCTGGCCGATGCTCTAGACGAGTTCTCTGGTGGAGTTGTCCTGGTCAGTCATGATTCAAGGCTCATATCACGAGTCTGTGAAGACGAAGAGAAAAGCGAAATTTGGGTAGTGGAAAATGGAACTGTGATGGCATTCCCAGGAACGTTTGAAGAGTACAAAGAGGAGCTACAAAGAGAAATTAGAGCAGAAGTTGATGATTGA
- the LOC123218501 gene encoding auxin-responsive protein IAA17-like, which yields MLPENENFLPESDVKLTLGLPSGEPMSTKPGLKRGFLETVDLNLEFDQVLAAKPPVGKAQVVGWPPVRAFRMNAMKSCKYVKVAVDGAPYLRKVDLMIYSSYQELLNALEEMFSCLTIWNYLNERKIMFNVNGMEYVPTYEDKDGDWMLVGDVPWKMFVESCKRLRLLKSSEAIGLAPRAASKDPSTS from the exons atgttaccggaaaatgaaaattttttgccAGAATCCGACGTCAAATTGACCTTGGGATTGCCGAGCGGAGAACCCATGTCAACCAAACCCGGGTTGAAACGTGGATTCTTGGAAACCGTTGATCTAAACCTTGAGTTTGATCAAGTCCTTGCAGCTAAACCTCCAGTGGGAAA GGCGCAAGTGGTGGGGTGGCCGCCGGTGAGAGCTTTCAGGATGAATGCAATGAAGAGTTGCAAGTATGTGAAGGTGGCAGTTGATGGAGCTCCATATTTGAGAAAGGTGGATTTGATGATTTACAGTAGTTATCAGGAACTGTTGAATGCTCTTGAAGAAATGTTCTCATGTTTGACCATTTGGAATTATTTGAATGAGAGGAAGATAATGTTCAATGTAAATGGAATGGAATATGTACCAACTTATGAAGACAAGGATGGCGACTGGATGTTGGTTGGAGATGTGCCATGGAA AATGTTTGTTGAATCTTGCAAGCGTCTAAGGTTGCTGAAAAGCTCAGAGGCAATTGGATTAG CTCCTAGAGCAGCTTCAAAGGACCCAAGTACAAGCTGA